The genomic stretch AATCTCAGCGTCGAGGGCAACGGCTGGTTCGAGGCGGGCGGCCGTCGCATCGAGCTCTACTACTTCGGCTGGGGTCACACCGAAGGCGATCTCGCCGTGTTCGACCCGCAAAGCGGCGTGCTCTTCACCGGTGACCTCGTCTATCTCGACCGCGTTCCGTACACGCACGAGGCGCACGTGCGCGGCTGGATCACGGCGCTCGACGGGCTCGAACGGATCCCGGCCCGCCGCATCGTGCCCGGGCGTGGCCCGATCGCCGACCCCGCGCGCATGGCAGAGACCCGCGCCTACCTCGCGGCACTGCTCGCCACGACCCAGCGCCAGTACGAGGCGGGCACGAGCGTGATCGACCTGCTGCAGGACCCGAAGATGGATCTGCCGCACTATGCCGGCTGGGCGCTGTATGGTGACATGCACCCGCTCAACATCCAGCACGTGTACACGGAACTCGAACGCGAGGAATTCAGCAAATGACCGAGGCGCTCTTCCCGGCGACCGAGCCCTTCGCTACGGGGATGCTCGAGGTGGCGGGCGGCCATCGCGTGTACTGGGAAGAGTCGGGCAACCCGCGCGGCATCCCGGTGCTCTTCTGCCACGGCGGTCCGGGCAGCAGCACGAGTCCCGCACACCGCC from Betaproteobacteria bacterium encodes the following:
- a CDS encoding MBL fold metallo-hydrolase translates to MRARCKICFENVERVLGAPAMAGTEIVIPNLSVEGNGWFEAGGRRIELYYFGWGHTEGDLAVFDPQSGVLFTGDLVYLDRVPYTHEAHVRGWITALDGLERIPARRIVPGRGPIADPARMAETRAYLAALLATTQRQYEAGTSVIDLLQDPKMDLPHYAGWALYGDMHPLNIQHVYTELEREEFSK